A window of Terriglobia bacterium genomic DNA:
AGACCTTTCTCTTTCAGCGCCGGCATCGAGCCGTATTTTACGAAATCATCATAGTGGCAGACTTCGGCGCGGATGAAATGATCGGCAAGGTCTGTGTGAATCACGCCCGCGGCGTTCTGTGCGTTTGTGCCACGCGTAATTGTCCAGGCCCGGCATTCTTCTTCGCCCACCGTGAAAAATGAGATTAATCCAAGCAATTGATAGGTTGTTCGAATCAACCGCTCCGACCCGGATTCGGTTAATCCGTAATCCGCCAGAAATGTTTTGAGTTCCTCGGTCGGCAGTTCAGCCATCTCAGCTTCAAGTTTTCCACAGATGATCGTTTGCTCGGTGTTCGGACGCAGCGTTCCATGCGCGTCCGGATGCCGCAACCGGTCGAGTTGATCTTCGCCGATGTTGTCGACATAGATCATTGGTTTCTCGGAAAGGAATGCGAACCCTCTCACGAGTTTTCTGTCATCCTCGCTGATTTCCATTTCACGTAAAGGCTTCTCGGATTCGAGCCATGCTTTGGCGCGCTGCAGGTAAGCAAGTTCTTTTTCCAACGCTGCATTTTTGATTTTTTTGAGATCCTTTTCGAGCCGTTCCATGCGTTTCTCGATCGAGCCGATATCGGCGAGCATCAGCTCGTAGTCGAGATTCCGTTTGTCGCGTTCCGGGTCCAGGGCGCCTTCCGAATGCGGAACCGATTCGTCCTGAAACGCCCGCACAACATGCACGAGCGCGTCGACTGTCCGCACCGGCGCAAGCGCCATGTCCTGACCCTTGCCGCGCACGAGTCCTTGGACATCGACGAACTCAACGGTCGCGTAGGTTGTCTTCTCCGGGTCGAATTTCGAGGATAGAAAGTCCACGCGCGGGTCAGGGACTTTGACGATGCCGACGTTCGGCTCAAGCTTGCGTCCTGCACCGGGGCCGGCAGCGGCCTTGCCCTGCGTTAGAACATTAAATATGGTTGTTTTTCCTACTGAAGGTAGTCCGATGATTCCAGCTTTCATGTCGTTCTCCCTGTAAGCATAACTGAACACGCCAAAAACCCGAGGCGACGAATATTTTCTTTCTTGACATGGTTCCGGCGCATTAGTAGTCTGAAGTGGCCAAAAGTGGCCAAATTTGTATTTTGTTGGCTTTCTAGGGACAAACATCGATGTTGCGTGGGAATTCACCAGCTACGATTGACGAGAAGGGGCGGCTCAAGATTCCGTCCGCCTTCCGCACGCACATTGAAGAGTCCTGGGGCAGCGACTTCTACGTCACGTCTCTCTCGGGTGATTCCGTGCTGATTTATCCCTTACCTATCTGGCAAGAAATAGAAGAAAGACTCGCCAAGCTCCCTTCACTAAACCCCACGAAGACAAAGTTCCTGGACCGGACTAATTTTTACGGCCAGGTATCCGCAGCTGATAAATCCGGCCGGATTCTGATTCCGCCGCTACTGCGTGAATCAGCCCAGATGACGGGAGAGGTCGCTGTCCTCGGTTATTTAGATCGTTTGGAAGTTTGGAATCATAAGCGGTTCTTTGACCGCATCATGGCGGAGTCCTTTACCGCCGAAGATCAGGAAACGTTGAGCAAGTTGGGAATTTGATGAGCGGAGCGAATGCCAGCGCGAAAGCGCAGGGCGAACATGAAAATGTTTGGACACATCCCCGTCTTGTTGGACGAGGTCATTCAATTTCTGGAGCCGAAGCCTGGCGGCCGATTCATCGATGCGACCCTGGGAGCGGGAGGGCACACGCGCGCCATACTCGAGCGGACTGGGCCGGACGGCGCGATCCTTGGGATGGATCAGGACGAGTCGGCATTGCAATCCGCAAGAGAGAGTCTGCAGTCATTTGGGTCGCGGGTGGTTTTGATGCACGCGAATTTCAGGGAGATTGCGGCGATCGCCGAAGAGCGCGCCTTTATGGAGTGCGACGGTGTGCTGGCGGATCTCGGTATCTCCTCAATGATGGTCGACGATCCAGCGAGGGGGTTCTCGTTCATGCGTGAAGGACCTCTCGATATGCGGATGGATCGCACTCAGGAGCTTACTGCGGCGGAAGTTGTCAATACGGCTTCCGAGAAGGAAATCGCCGACATTATTTATACCTGCGGTGAAGAGCGCCGTTCCCGGCCGATCGCCAGATCGATTGTGCGGTCCCGGCCTTTACAGCGCACGACGGATCTGGTGCGCGCGGTTGAGAGGGTTACTGGTGGTCCCCGGTATGGACATATTCACCCGGCAACGAGAACGTTCCAGGCCCTGCGGATTCATGTCAACGACGAACTGAAGAGCCTTGAGACCTTTTTGGATGCTTCCATGGCGGTAGTTCGTTCCGGCGGGCGGGTCGTGGTGATTGCGTTTCATTCGCTCGAAGACAGGATCGTGAAGCAGAGGTTTCGTGCCTCGGCCGTCCCTGGCCGGGTTCTCACGAAGAAAGTTGTGACCGGCAGTGCGGACGAAGTGCAGCGGAACCCGAGGGCGCGAAGTGCAAAGCTGCGCGCCTGGGAGCGAAGCTGATGAGCGGAGCGAATGCAAGCGCGATAGCGCGCAGCGAGTAAGCGATGAGCGGAGCGAATGCAAGCGCGATAGCGCGCAGCGAGTAAGAACATGGCGATCGAAGTCCACATTGAAAAGCGCATTATCAATAACCATGTGATTCGCGAAGCCGATGTGAAGAGCCACCGGGATTACATCTTCATCACCGTTCTTGCTGCGGTGTTTCTGTTCGGGCTGTTTGTCTATGGTTGGCAGCATTACCAGTGGATTCAGTACGGCTATCGGATTGAAGAGGCTCAGAAAAAGAAAGAGCAGTTGTCGGAAATTGGAAACCAGCTTCGTTTGGAGCGCGCATCGCTCAGCAACCCGCAGCGGATCGATTCGATTGCGCGCGGTCAGCTGGGAATGGTCGTGCCCGTGCCCGGACAGCTGGTTACGTTCAATGCGGATGCTCCTTTGACGATTCCAACGCCGCAGCCGCCGCAGGAAGTGCAGCCGCAACCCGCAGCGCTTGCCGCAAAGAGATAAAAAGGGTTTCGAGGTACAAATTGCGAATTTCGGATTGGAGGCTTTTCACCGTGACGGGTGGGAGAGGCGCCGAAC
This region includes:
- the ychF gene encoding redox-regulated ATPase YchF — translated: MKAGIIGLPSVGKTTIFNVLTQGKAAAGPGAGRKLEPNVGIVKVPDPRVDFLSSKFDPEKTTYATVEFVDVQGLVRGKGQDMALAPVRTVDALVHVVRAFQDESVPHSEGALDPERDKRNLDYELMLADIGSIEKRMERLEKDLKKIKNAALEKELAYLQRAKAWLESEKPLREMEISEDDRKLVRGFAFLSEKPMIYVDNIGEDQLDRLRHPDAHGTLRPNTEQTIICGKLEAEMAELPTEELKTFLADYGLTESGSERLIRTTYQLLGLISFFTVGEEECRAWTITRGTNAQNAAGVIHTDLADHFIRAEVCHYDDFVKYGSMPALKEKGLLRLEGKEYMVKDGDIMTIRHSG
- a CDS encoding division/cell wall cluster transcriptional repressor MraZ translates to MLRGNSPATIDEKGRLKIPSAFRTHIEESWGSDFYVTSLSGDSVLIYPLPIWQEIEERLAKLPSLNPTKTKFLDRTNFYGQVSAADKSGRILIPPLLRESAQMTGEVAVLGYLDRLEVWNHKRFFDRIMAESFTAEDQETLSKLGI
- the rsmH gene encoding 16S rRNA (cytosine(1402)-N(4))-methyltransferase RsmH translates to MKMFGHIPVLLDEVIQFLEPKPGGRFIDATLGAGGHTRAILERTGPDGAILGMDQDESALQSARESLQSFGSRVVLMHANFREIAAIAEERAFMECDGVLADLGISSMMVDDPARGFSFMREGPLDMRMDRTQELTAAEVVNTASEKEIADIIYTCGEERRSRPIARSIVRSRPLQRTTDLVRAVERVTGGPRYGHIHPATRTFQALRIHVNDELKSLETFLDASMAVVRSGGRVVVIAFHSLEDRIVKQRFRASAVPGRVLTKKVVTGSADEVQRNPRARSAKLRAWERS
- the ftsL gene encoding cell division protein FtsL codes for the protein MAIEVHIEKRIINNHVIREADVKSHRDYIFITVLAAVFLFGLFVYGWQHYQWIQYGYRIEEAQKKKEQLSEIGNQLRLERASLSNPQRIDSIARGQLGMVVPVPGQLVTFNADAPLTIPTPQPPQEVQPQPAALAAKR